The following are from one region of the bacterium HR11 genome:
- the tlyA gene encoding 16S/23S rRNA (cytidine-2'-O)-methyltransferase TlyA has product MVVKERLDKLLCDRGWVESRARAQSLIMRGFFRVDGRVVTKPGTRVPVDAEIEWVRRPEPYISRGEIKLAHALDVFRVEVAGRVAVDIGASTGGFTHCLLERGARRVYAVDVGRGQLDPRLRQDPRVIVMERTNARYLSRDQIAEPVQLVTVDVSFISVTKILPALLRLDFRGDAVVLVKPQFELSPRHVGRKGVVRRPEDWAAAVRAVVEAARALGFSVHGITPSPIRGAKGNREFFVHLRYPASPDGLFEAAIGEAIGALSSAGSARGPL; this is encoded by the coding sequence ATGGTCGTCAAAGAGCGATTGGACAAACTCCTGTGCGACCGGGGCTGGGTCGAGAGCCGGGCCCGGGCCCAGAGCCTGATCATGCGGGGTTTTTTCCGCGTCGACGGCCGGGTCGTCACGAAGCCGGGGACCCGCGTGCCCGTGGACGCCGAGATCGAGTGGGTTCGTCGGCCGGAGCCTTACATCAGTCGGGGGGAGATCAAGCTGGCCCATGCGCTGGACGTCTTCCGGGTCGAGGTCGCCGGTCGGGTCGCCGTGGACATCGGGGCCTCGACGGGGGGCTTTACCCATTGTCTGCTCGAGCGGGGCGCCCGGCGGGTCTACGCCGTGGACGTCGGGCGCGGCCAGTTGGACCCGCGTCTGCGGCAGGACCCCCGGGTCATCGTGATGGAGCGGACGAACGCCCGCTACCTGAGTCGGGATCAAATCGCTGAGCCGGTCCAGCTCGTCACCGTGGACGTCTCCTTCATCAGCGTGACGAAGATCCTGCCGGCGCTCTTGCGGCTCGACTTTCGGGGCGATGCCGTCGTCCTGGTCAAGCCCCAATTCGAGCTGTCACCCCGGCATGTCGGTCGGAAGGGCGTCGTACGTCGGCCCGAGGACTGGGCGGCGGCCGTCCGGGCGGTCGTCGAGGCGGCCCGCGCCTTGGGTTTTTCCGTGCATGGGATCACGCCGTCCCCGATCCGAGGTGCCAAGGGGAATCGGGAGTTCTTTGTCCACCTGCGGTACCCGGCGTCACCCGACGGGCTTTTCGAGGCGGCCATCGGCGAAGCCATCGGAGCCCTGTCGAGCGCTGGCTCCGCGAGAGGGCCCCTGTAG
- the xerC_2 gene encoding Tyrosine recombinase XerC — protein sequence MGQWVDAFLDYLRWERGASPHTLRAYRRDLADFQQFFCHYHGRPAFEPLAWMEVDDQDVRAYLASLLERGYHRRSTNRRLSALRAFFRYLQRAGFRRDNPAAVLPNLRVPEEPPPALRSEEIQALLGLFRWDTFWQLRDALIFGFLYGMGLRVGELVRLSVEDLDPSRMWVRVRGKGRKERSVPVLPALQTPLGRYLDERALHVAPDRPHGFLWVNRRGRPLTDRGVRYLLRYYQLRAGLLRRLYPHLLRHTFATHLLQAGVDLRTLQELLGHARLHTTQRYTHPEWSHIEQTYRETHPKA from the coding sequence ATGGGTCAGTGGGTGGACGCCTTTCTGGACTATTTACGTTGGGAGCGGGGCGCCTCGCCCCACACCCTGCGGGCCTACCGACGAGACTTGGCAGACTTCCAGCAGTTCTTCTGCCATTACCATGGGCGTCCGGCGTTCGAGCCCCTGGCCTGGATGGAGGTCGATGATCAGGACGTCCGGGCGTACTTGGCGAGCCTTCTCGAACGGGGCTATCATCGGCGTTCGACCAACCGGCGGCTGTCGGCCCTGCGGGCCTTCTTCCGGTATCTCCAGCGGGCGGGGTTCCGTCGGGACAACCCGGCGGCCGTCTTACCGAACCTGCGGGTCCCGGAGGAACCGCCCCCGGCCCTTCGGTCGGAGGAAATCCAGGCTCTCTTGGGGTTGTTTCGGTGGGACACCTTTTGGCAATTACGGGACGCCTTGATCTTTGGATTCCTTTACGGGATGGGCCTCCGCGTGGGCGAGCTGGTCCGGCTTTCGGTGGAGGACCTGGACCCATCCCGGATGTGGGTCCGGGTACGCGGGAAGGGTCGGAAGGAGCGGTCCGTTCCGGTCCTGCCCGCCCTTCAGACGCCCCTGGGCCGGTACCTCGACGAACGGGCCCTTCACGTGGCGCCGGACCGACCCCACGGCTTCCTGTGGGTCAATCGCCGGGGTCGGCCCCTGACGGACCGGGGCGTCCGGTACTTACTGCGATACTACCAGCTCCGGGCGGGCCTGCTTCGGCGGCTGTACCCGCATCTCCTTCGGCACACTTTTGCGACCCACCTGCTCCAAGCCGGCGTCGACCTCCGGACCCTGCAGGAACTCCTGGGCCACGCCCGTCTCCATACGACCCAGCGGTATACCCATCCCGAGTGGTCTCATATCGAACAAACCTATCGGGAGACGCATCCGAAGGCATGA
- the lpxB gene encoding Lipid-A-disaccharide synthase: protein MVQNVLVSAGELSGDLYARRMVEALRRRWGEAVHFWGMGGPEMAAAGVEVVVPMTDLQVHGVVEVLPNLVRLFRAFRRLVEEAERRRPAWALLVDFQDFHFRLARELKRRGVRVIQMVGPTVWAWRPGRVQALREVLDKLLVIFPFEETIFREAGIDADYIGHPLLDIVRVSLGRAEFMAQRGWTPDTKVVGLLPGSRPAEVRRLLPVLLEAVRALQQARRIQPFVVRAATIPEATVRSTAATHGLPDLPVVSGPAKYDWMANADLLIVAAGTATMEAMLVRTPMIVVYKLHPLNWWIARRFVRVRYASMVNILAGEMVVPELLQDACTPTAVARLALELLDRPDRRRRIIERYLDVINGLGCLHAFEEGPRVIEEAVRRWT from the coding sequence ATGGTCCAGAACGTTTTGGTCAGCGCCGGTGAGCTTTCGGGCGACCTTTACGCCCGCCGGATGGTCGAGGCCCTCCGGCGACGCTGGGGCGAGGCCGTCCACTTCTGGGGGATGGGCGGACCCGAGATGGCGGCGGCCGGCGTCGAGGTCGTCGTCCCCATGACGGACTTGCAGGTCCATGGGGTCGTCGAGGTCCTGCCGAACCTGGTCCGCCTGTTTCGGGCCTTCCGGCGCCTGGTCGAGGAGGCCGAGCGGCGGCGGCCGGCGTGGGCCCTCCTGGTCGACTTCCAAGACTTCCACTTCCGGTTGGCCCGGGAGCTGAAGCGCCGGGGCGTGCGGGTCATTCAGATGGTCGGACCCACGGTGTGGGCGTGGCGGCCGGGCCGGGTCCAGGCCTTACGGGAGGTCTTGGACAAACTCCTCGTCATCTTTCCCTTCGAAGAGACGATCTTTCGAGAGGCCGGCATCGACGCCGATTACATCGGCCATCCCCTGCTGGACATCGTCCGGGTCTCTCTCGGCCGGGCCGAGTTCATGGCCCAGCGGGGGTGGACCCCGGATACGAAAGTCGTCGGCCTGCTCCCGGGCAGTCGTCCCGCGGAGGTCCGCCGACTCCTGCCCGTCCTGCTGGAGGCCGTTCGTGCCCTCCAGCAGGCCCGACGGATTCAGCCCTTCGTCGTCCGGGCGGCCACGATTCCCGAGGCGACCGTCCGCTCGACGGCGGCTACGCACGGCCTGCCGGACCTTCCGGTCGTATCGGGCCCGGCCAAGTACGACTGGATGGCCAATGCGGACCTCTTGATCGTGGCCGCCGGGACGGCGACGATGGAGGCCATGCTGGTCCGCACGCCGATGATCGTCGTCTACAAACTCCATCCCCTGAACTGGTGGATCGCCCGCCGGTTCGTGCGGGTCCGGTACGCCAGCATGGTCAACATCCTGGCCGGGGAGATGGTCGTGCCCGAGCTTTTGCAGGACGCCTGTACGCCGACGGCCGTCGCCCGCCTGGCCCTCGAACTGCTGGACCGACCGGACCGGCGTCGTCGGATCATCGAACGCTACCTGGACGTCATCAACGGTTTGGGGTGCCTCCACGCCTTTGAAGAAGGCCCCCGCGTCATCGAGGAGGCGGTCCGCCGATGGACGTGA
- the ankX gene encoding Phosphocholine transferase AnkX produces MRRPVLLTSGWAVLVGLVGSFVFIACPSRSPKEEKERATPAAQAPPPALAPRVTPEEARRRLQAMGFEFTEKAFLDAAQRGKAEAVELFLQAGMSPDVADAQGRTALILAAKGGYLLVVQKLIRAGADVNARDRDGGTALIWAAWGGHMPVVAELIRAKADVNARDNVGNTALIWAAHNGRTDVVRALIAAGADVNAANAEGKTALQLAVQNGHTPVVQVLTAAGAR; encoded by the coding sequence ATGCGACGGCCGGTCTTGCTGACGTCGGGCTGGGCCGTTCTGGTAGGTCTTGTCGGTAGTTTCGTCTTCATCGCTTGTCCGTCCCGGTCGCCGAAAGAAGAAAAAGAAAGAGCTACGCCGGCCGCGCAGGCGCCGCCCCCGGCACTCGCCCCGCGGGTCACCCCCGAGGAAGCTCGCCGGCGTCTTCAAGCGATGGGCTTCGAATTCACCGAGAAGGCCTTTCTGGATGCGGCCCAGCGGGGGAAGGCCGAGGCGGTCGAACTGTTCCTGCAGGCCGGGATGTCGCCCGACGTGGCCGACGCTCAGGGCCGCACGGCGCTGATCCTGGCCGCCAAGGGAGGCTACCTGCTGGTCGTGCAGAAGCTGATTCGGGCCGGGGCCGACGTCAACGCCCGTGACCGGGACGGCGGGACGGCCCTCATCTGGGCGGCCTGGGGCGGTCACATGCCCGTCGTCGCCGAACTCATCCGGGCGAAGGCCGACGTCAACGCTCGGGACAACGTCGGGAACACGGCCCTGATCTGGGCCGCCCACAACGGCCGGACGGACGTCGTGCGGGCCCTCATCGCCGCCGGAGCCGACGTGAACGCCGCCAACGCGGAGGGCAAGACGGCCCTCCAGTTGGCCGTTCAGAACGGTCACACGCCTGTCGTTCAGGTCCTCACGGCGGCGGGGGCCCGGTAG
- the rsmG gene encoding Ribosomal RNA small subunit methyltransferase G gives MATDWTDHVVKALERAGLAPPSPAWTELAGLYLRWVDTYAESHDLTAIRDPDRRVEVFLLQPLRLVQALRPLGLEDRTGLDVGTGAGVPGVGMILGGWRGPLWLVERAVKKADLLERFLTDLTPVLRRHGLQTDVRVVPRDVRSVRPPDPYWCVSQGVNWLENPLRRWVEKQIRGGIPMVWITTPRRETVRLGSRPPTQTIRLSPYYAALVWL, from the coding sequence ATGGCAACGGACTGGACGGATCACGTCGTAAAGGCCCTCGAACGGGCCGGCCTGGCGCCCCCGTCGCCCGCCTGGACGGAACTCGCCGGCCTGTACCTCCGGTGGGTCGATACCTACGCTGAAAGTCACGACCTGACGGCCATCCGGGACCCGGACCGCCGCGTCGAGGTCTTCCTCCTGCAACCCCTCCGGCTGGTCCAGGCCCTGCGGCCCCTGGGTCTGGAGGACCGGACAGGCCTGGACGTCGGGACGGGCGCCGGCGTGCCCGGCGTCGGTATGATCCTCGGGGGCTGGCGGGGACCCCTCTGGTTGGTCGAGCGGGCCGTAAAGAAGGCCGACCTCTTGGAGCGTTTTTTGACCGACCTGACGCCGGTCCTGCGGCGTCACGGCCTCCAGACCGACGTCCGGGTCGTCCCCCGGGACGTCCGGTCGGTCCGACCGCCGGACCCGTACTGGTGTGTCTCTCAGGGGGTCAACTGGCTGGAGAACCCGCTCCGTCGCTGGGTCGAAAAGCAGATCCGAGGCGGCATCCCGATGGTATGGATCACGACGCCTCGCCGCGAAACCGTCCGCCTGGGGAGTCGTCCCCCCACGCAGACCATCCGCCTGTCCCCTTATTATGCGGCCCTGGTGTGGCTATAA
- the arnC_2 gene encoding Undecaprenyl-phosphate 4-deoxy-4-formamido-L-arabinose transferase, with the protein MWISVVIPAFNEVARLGDTLEQIRDCLLPAGASFEVVVVDDGSQDGTWGLLQTYRARYEWIRCVRLPRNHGKGRAVREGVAQAQGDVIVVYDADAATPPTVILEYVPWITEKGYDVVIGSRELGRRQGRRVTYPYIRRQAGRVFTWLARTVVPGFLDTQCGFKLFRREAAHHLFGLLEQQGYAWDVEILALARGFSYRVVEVPVDWHHRPGSKVHLVRDAWRMVWQLYRIRRRLRRILPDAARRTD; encoded by the coding sequence ATGTGGATCAGCGTCGTGATTCCTGCCTTCAACGAGGTGGCGCGGCTGGGGGATACCTTGGAGCAGATCCGGGATTGTCTCCTTCCAGCCGGAGCGTCCTTCGAGGTCGTGGTCGTCGACGACGGGAGCCAGGACGGTACGTGGGGCCTTCTTCAGACTTACCGGGCCCGCTATGAGTGGATTCGGTGTGTGCGTCTTCCCCGGAATCATGGAAAGGGCCGGGCGGTCCGGGAGGGCGTCGCCCAAGCCCAGGGTGACGTGATCGTTGTCTACGATGCCGATGCGGCGACGCCCCCGACGGTGATCCTGGAGTATGTGCCCTGGATCACGGAGAAGGGCTATGACGTTGTCATCGGGTCTCGGGAGCTGGGCCGGCGGCAGGGCCGGCGCGTGACGTACCCGTACATCCGTCGGCAGGCCGGCCGGGTTTTCACGTGGCTGGCCCGGACGGTCGTCCCGGGGTTTCTGGACACGCAGTGCGGTTTTAAGCTCTTTCGCCGGGAAGCGGCCCACCATTTGTTTGGGCTCCTCGAGCAACAGGGCTATGCGTGGGACGTGGAGATACTGGCACTGGCTCGGGGGTTTTCCTACCGCGTCGTCGAGGTTCCTGTGGACTGGCATCACCGACCGGGGAGCAAGGTCCATCTGGTCCGGGATGCCTGGCGGATGGTTTGGCAGTTGTATAGAATCCGGCGACGCCTCCGGCGGATCCTGCCCGATGCAGCCCGGCGGACCGACTGA
- the rpmB gene encoding 50S ribosomal protein L28: MARRCDVCGKGPMKGHNISHAHNVTIRRFYPNLVKVRARVGGSVQRLKVCMKCLKSGKVEKVA; this comes from the coding sequence ATGGCACGGCGTTGCGACGTGTGCGGTAAGGGCCCGATGAAGGGTCACAACATCAGTCATGCGCACAACGTGACGATCCGACGGTTTTACCCCAATCTCGTCAAGGTCCGGGCCCGTGTGGGCGGGAGCGTCCAGCGGCTCAAGGTCTGCATGAAGTGTCTGAAGTCTGGGAAGGTCGAAAAGGTCGCCTGA
- the hflK_1 gene encoding Modulator of FtsH protease HflK — protein MGERWEVLMPRGYRWRRWLQLPWGWIALGVVLLWLGLTSFFTVESGEVGLVLRFGKFVREVGPGLHWKLPFGVERVYKFSTERIFKEEFGFRTRTVGERTEYGPPENPEEPVMLTGDLSIVHVEWVVQYRIADPFAYRFRIADPKKTLRDISQAVVRKVVGDRTVDEVLTYGREEVADEVRRLMQAILDAYGSGIRIETVRLQNVQPPDPVKPAFHGVNQAKQEQERLINEAWEAYNRAIPQAEGEAKQTIAQAEGYAIEVVNRARGDADRFRAMLEEYRRAPDVTRQRILLETLAEVLPHVQQVLVVDPEARSLIPLLSLPAAAGGKKASSEEKP, from the coding sequence ATGGGGGAGCGTTGGGAAGTCTTGATGCCTCGGGGGTACCGCTGGCGTCGGTGGCTTCAGCTCCCGTGGGGCTGGATCGCCCTGGGGGTCGTCCTGTTGTGGCTGGGTCTGACGAGCTTCTTCACCGTCGAGTCCGGCGAGGTGGGCCTGGTCCTGCGCTTCGGGAAGTTCGTCCGGGAGGTCGGCCCGGGGCTTCACTGGAAGCTTCCTTTTGGGGTCGAGCGGGTCTATAAGTTCTCGACCGAACGGATCTTTAAGGAAGAGTTCGGCTTTCGGACCCGGACCGTCGGGGAGCGGACCGAGTACGGCCCGCCGGAGAATCCCGAGGAGCCCGTCATGCTGACGGGGGACTTGAGCATCGTCCACGTCGAATGGGTCGTGCAGTATCGCATCGCCGACCCCTTCGCGTACCGATTCCGTATCGCCGACCCCAAGAAGACCCTCCGGGACATCTCGCAGGCGGTCGTCCGCAAGGTCGTCGGAGACCGCACGGTCGACGAGGTCCTCACGTATGGCCGGGAAGAGGTCGCCGACGAGGTGCGCCGGCTGATGCAGGCGATCCTGGACGCTTACGGCTCGGGCATCCGCATCGAGACGGTGCGTCTCCAGAACGTGCAACCCCCGGACCCCGTGAAACCGGCCTTCCACGGGGTCAACCAGGCCAAGCAGGAACAGGAGCGTCTCATCAACGAAGCCTGGGAGGCTTACAACCGGGCCATCCCCCAGGCCGAGGGCGAGGCCAAGCAGACCATCGCCCAGGCGGAGGGCTACGCCATCGAGGTCGTCAATCGGGCCCGGGGGGACGCCGACCGATTTCGGGCGATGCTGGAGGAATATCGCCGGGCGCCGGACGTCACCCGTCAGCGAATCCTCCTGGAGACGCTGGCCGAGGTCCTGCCCCACGTCCAGCAGGTCCTGGTCGTCGACCCCGAGGCCCGGAGCCTGATCCCCTTGCTATCGCTTCCGGCCGCCGCCGGCGGCAAAAAGGCCTCGTCGGAGGAGAAGCCATGA
- the hflC_1 gene encoding Modulator of FtsH protease HflC encodes MIRGIGIAVLVLGAFIVVSDAAFIVEEGQQAIITQFGRIVGRPYTQAGLYWKIPFIQKVYFFEKRILEWDGDPDRIPTLDKKYIFIDSTARWRITDPVQFFMTLRTMRNAVDRLNDIIDSAVRDQISQYTLIEVVRSTNHITRLPPEQLVSMSDEARIPVQVGHDRILEAIRREVRAQVERLNYGIEVLDVRIKNMNYEAEEVRRKVYDRMIAERNRIAALYLSEGRGKKAEIEGEMQKKLQQIRSEAYQKAQEIRGKADAEAIRIYAEAYGRDPEFFAFLRSMEAYRQVVQGNHTLIITTDSPLYQYLKRVAARP; translated from the coding sequence ATGATCCGGGGAATCGGTATCGCCGTCCTGGTCCTGGGGGCCTTTATCGTCGTGAGCGACGCGGCTTTTATCGTCGAGGAAGGCCAGCAGGCCATCATCACCCAGTTCGGTCGGATCGTCGGCCGACCCTACACGCAGGCCGGTCTCTACTGGAAGATCCCCTTCATCCAGAAGGTGTACTTCTTCGAGAAGCGCATCCTCGAATGGGACGGAGACCCGGACCGTATCCCGACGCTGGACAAGAAGTACATCTTCATCGACTCGACGGCCCGCTGGCGGATCACCGACCCCGTCCAGTTCTTCATGACGCTTCGGACGATGCGGAACGCCGTCGACCGTCTGAACGACATCATCGACTCGGCCGTCCGGGACCAGATCTCCCAATACACCCTCATCGAGGTCGTCCGCAGTACGAACCACATCACCCGACTGCCGCCCGAGCAGTTGGTGTCGATGTCCGACGAGGCCCGGATCCCCGTCCAGGTCGGCCATGACCGCATCCTGGAGGCCATCCGCCGGGAAGTCCGGGCGCAGGTCGAGCGCCTGAACTACGGGATCGAGGTCCTCGACGTGCGGATCAAGAACATGAATTACGAGGCCGAGGAAGTCCGCCGGAAGGTCTACGACCGGATGATCGCCGAGCGGAACCGCATCGCCGCCCTGTACCTGTCCGAGGGTCGGGGCAAGAAGGCCGAGATCGAGGGCGAGATGCAGAAGAAGCTCCAGCAGATCCGGTCGGAAGCCTACCAGAAGGCCCAGGAAATTCGCGGCAAGGCCGACGCCGAGGCCATCCGGATTTACGCCGAGGCCTACGGCCGGGACCCCGAGTTCTTCGCCTTTCTCCGTTCGATGGAGGCCTACCGGCAGGTCGTCCAGGGAAACCACACCCTCATCATCACGACGGACAGCCCGCTGTATCAGTACCTGAAGCGGGTAGCGGCCCGGCCGTGA
- the sdh_1 gene encoding Serine 3-dehydrogenase codes for MDVRLSSNPVALVTGASSGLGWALTQEMARRGWSTCLIARRADRLQGAVETLASRYPQASHAALALDLADPDAIHRCIDWLERLGVWPEVVVHNAGIGRFGRFEAVPWEAHQSVLAVQVRSVVALTGALFPPMLQRGRGMFVFIGSTSGRKPVPFLATYAASKAFLHHFALALGEELRGTGVRSLLVIPGFIATGFHEREGLPAEARPSRGQDPEAVARRVADAIEGRRGGVLVVGHWRERLTGWLQRILSGEGWAVRMGRFYERWLPPVHGEGGQ; via the coding sequence ATGGACGTGAGGCTGTCCTCGAATCCCGTCGCCCTGGTCACGGGGGCCAGCTCGGGCCTGGGATGGGCCCTGACCCAGGAGATGGCCCGACGGGGATGGTCGACGTGTCTGATCGCCCGGCGGGCGGACCGTCTCCAAGGGGCGGTCGAGACCCTGGCATCTCGATACCCCCAGGCTTCTCATGCCGCCCTGGCCCTGGATTTAGCCGACCCCGATGCGATCCATCGTTGTATAGATTGGCTGGAGCGCTTGGGCGTCTGGCCGGAGGTCGTCGTCCACAACGCCGGTATCGGTCGGTTCGGCCGTTTTGAGGCCGTCCCGTGGGAGGCGCATCAGTCCGTCCTGGCCGTTCAGGTCCGGTCCGTCGTGGCCCTCACGGGTGCCCTGTTCCCACCGATGCTCCAGCGGGGTCGGGGGATGTTCGTCTTCATCGGCTCGACGTCGGGTCGGAAGCCCGTCCCCTTCCTGGCGACGTATGCGGCCTCGAAGGCTTTCCTGCATCACTTTGCCCTGGCCCTAGGCGAGGAACTGCGGGGGACGGGCGTGCGGTCGCTTCTCGTCATTCCGGGCTTCATCGCCACGGGCTTTCACGAACGGGAGGGCCTTCCGGCCGAGGCCCGGCCGTCGCGGGGTCAAGACCCCGAGGCCGTCGCCCGTCGAGTCGCCGACGCCATCGAGGGCCGGCGGGGCGGCGTCCTGGTCGTCGGTCACTGGCGGGAGCGTCTGACGGGGTGGCTCCAGCGCATACTTTCCGGCGAGGGATGGGCCGTCCGGATGGGCCGATTTTATGAACGGTGGCTCCCACCCGTCCATGGAGAAGGAGGGCAATGA
- the mnmG gene encoding tRNA uridine 5-carboxymethylaminomethyl modification enzyme MnmG has translation MRPWETFEVVVIGGGHAGIEAAHAAARIGCETALVTMDVRAIGRMSCNPAIGGIGKGQIVREIDALGGVMGKLADATGIQFRLLNRKKGPAVWSPRCQSDKARYAEAAQRLILSTPRLTVVEGTADELLVDGDRIVGVRLQDGRVLGTRAVVIASGTFMNGLIHIGLETQPAGRIGEPPAVGLPESLRRLGFEMGRLKTGTPPRLLRESVRYDVLEVQEGDPDPVFFSFDTTSVTLPQTVCWITYTNPEVHEIIRSNLHVAPMYCGRIRGIGPRYCPSIEDKVVRFADKTHHQLFLEPEGLDPDTWIYINGLSTSLPREIQEEVVHRIRGLEDAVIVRYAYAVEYDFVRPHQLKHTLETKRIEGLFHAGQINGTTGYEEAAGQGLVAGINAALKVRGRPPLVLSRHESYIGIMIDDLVTKGVEDPYRMFTSRAELRLLLRIDNADLRLSEYGYRIGLLPEERWERVQRKRARLQRAIEFMNTCRPGPRLKPGQTHPVPLRGHETLAVLLKRPEMTLDRLLEAYDLPEITALAYEEKYSMELEVKYEGYIRRQLQEVERMKKRLDLRIPPDFPVDRVPGLRKEIVEKLQKYRPETLADALRIQGVTPAAVVLLSYYIDRWQRTGRITS, from the coding sequence GTGCGACCGTGGGAGACCTTTGAAGTCGTCGTCATCGGCGGCGGCCATGCGGGCATCGAGGCGGCCCACGCGGCCGCCCGCATCGGGTGCGAGACGGCCCTCGTCACGATGGACGTCCGGGCCATCGGTCGGATGTCCTGTAACCCGGCCATCGGGGGCATCGGCAAGGGCCAGATCGTCCGGGAGATCGACGCCCTCGGCGGCGTCATGGGGAAGCTCGCCGATGCCACGGGCATCCAGTTTCGCCTCCTGAACCGCAAGAAGGGGCCGGCCGTCTGGTCGCCCCGTTGTCAGTCCGACAAGGCCCGCTACGCCGAAGCGGCCCAGCGGCTGATCCTCTCGACGCCCCGTCTGACCGTCGTCGAGGGGACGGCCGACGAACTCCTCGTCGACGGCGACCGCATCGTCGGCGTCCGCCTCCAGGACGGCCGGGTCCTCGGCACCCGGGCCGTCGTCATCGCCTCGGGGACGTTCATGAACGGCCTCATCCACATCGGCCTGGAGACCCAGCCGGCGGGCCGCATCGGTGAGCCCCCGGCCGTCGGTCTGCCCGAGTCGCTTCGGCGACTGGGCTTCGAGATGGGTCGGCTCAAGACGGGGACGCCGCCCCGGCTCCTGCGAGAATCGGTCCGCTACGACGTCCTGGAAGTCCAGGAGGGCGACCCCGACCCCGTCTTCTTTTCGTTCGACACGACGTCCGTGACGCTCCCCCAGACGGTCTGCTGGATCACGTACACGAACCCCGAGGTCCACGAGATCATCCGAAGCAACCTGCACGTCGCCCCGATGTACTGCGGGCGCATCCGGGGGATCGGCCCCCGGTACTGTCCGTCCATCGAGGACAAGGTCGTCCGCTTCGCCGACAAGACGCACCATCAGCTCTTTCTGGAGCCGGAGGGCCTCGACCCCGACACGTGGATTTACATCAACGGCCTCTCGACGAGCCTGCCCCGGGAGATTCAGGAAGAGGTCGTCCACCGTATCCGGGGCCTCGAGGACGCCGTCATCGTGCGTTACGCTTACGCCGTCGAGTATGACTTCGTCCGGCCCCATCAGCTCAAGCACACCCTCGAGACGAAGCGCATCGAGGGCCTCTTCCACGCCGGTCAGATCAACGGGACGACCGGTTACGAGGAGGCCGCCGGTCAGGGCCTCGTCGCCGGCATCAACGCCGCCCTGAAGGTCCGGGGCCGCCCGCCCCTCGTCCTGTCCCGTCACGAGAGCTACATCGGCATCATGATCGACGACCTCGTCACGAAGGGCGTCGAGGACCCCTATCGGATGTTTACGTCCCGGGCCGAACTCCGCCTCCTCCTGCGGATCGACAACGCCGACCTCCGGCTCAGCGAGTACGGTTACCGCATCGGCCTCCTTCCCGAGGAGCGATGGGAGCGCGTGCAACGGAAACGGGCGCGCCTTCAGCGGGCCATCGAGTTCATGAACACGTGTCGGCCGGGACCTCGCCTGAAGCCGGGACAGACCCACCCCGTGCCCCTCCGGGGCCACGAGACGCTGGCCGTCCTCCTGAAGCGGCCCGAGATGACCCTGGACCGGCTCCTGGAGGCTTATGACCTGCCGGAAATCACCGCCCTGGCGTATGAGGAAAAGTACAGCATGGAGCTGGAGGTCAAGTACGAGGGCTACATCCGCCGCCAGCTTCAGGAGGTCGAGCGGATGAAGAAGCGGCTGGACCTGCGCATCCCGCCGGACTTTCCCGTCGACCGGGTCCCGGGCCTCCGAAAGGAGATCGTCGAGAAGCTTCAGAAGTACCGGCCCGAGACGCTGGCCGACGCCCTCCGGATTCAGGGGGTCACGCCGGCGGCCGTCGTCCTGCTCAGCTACTACATCGACCGATGGCAACGGACTGGACGGATCACGTCGTAA